A genome region from Bacillota bacterium includes the following:
- a CDS encoding tripartite tricarboxylate transporter permease, with amino-acid sequence MLGHLLAGFSLALAPHNLVACFVGVLVGTLTGVLPGFGTPTAMAVLLALTFGMDPTTGIIMLAGIYYGAMYGGSTTAILVNMPGEEPAIVTTLDGYQMARRGRAGAALAVSALGSWVAGTLAVVGLMLFAPPLARLAVSFGPPEYFAIAVFGLVVLSTITSGAPSRSFLMILAGLMMGTVGMDTVSGGIRFTFGISGLAKGLEFVVVAIGLLGLGEVFSVVCSPYQVGQVPRVRYRDLYPTRRELGRSAGAWLRGALVGFVTGLIPGPAGTMATLGSYALEKGISRRKEEFGKGAIEGVAGPEAANNAAGTAAFIPLLSLGIPFSPPVAVLLSGLMIHGITPGPLLIPNHPQIFWGVVASMYIGNVMLLILNLPLVGVFASLLRVSPRILMPVVAVVALVGAYSINNSFFDVWVCLFFGLLGFVMKRCGFEPIPMVIGLVLGPIVEQSFRQALIMGRGNPLFLLSRPVSAAFLIVSAGVIAIRVWYGLRSAVTIRQHQEGEVL; translated from the coding sequence ATGCTGGGACACCTTCTGGCGGGATTCAGTCTGGCGCTTGCTCCCCACAACCTGGTGGCTTGCTTCGTAGGAGTGCTGGTGGGCACTCTGACCGGGGTGTTGCCCGGTTTTGGCACCCCCACGGCCATGGCAGTGCTGTTGGCCCTTACCTTCGGAATGGACCCCACCACCGGCATAATCATGCTGGCCGGGATCTATTATGGCGCCATGTACGGCGGCTCGACCACAGCCATCCTTGTCAACATGCCGGGCGAGGAGCCCGCCATCGTTACCACCCTCGACGGCTACCAGATGGCCAGGAGAGGTAGGGCCGGAGCGGCCCTGGCCGTGTCCGCCCTGGGTTCGTGGGTGGCAGGCACCCTGGCCGTGGTGGGCCTGATGCTTTTCGCCCCCCCTCTTGCCCGGCTGGCCGTGAGCTTTGGGCCTCCCGAGTACTTCGCCATAGCCGTGTTCGGCCTGGTGGTCCTCAGTACTATCACCAGCGGGGCTCCCTCCCGTTCATTCCTGATGATTCTCGCGGGGCTGATGATGGGAACGGTGGGCATGGACACCGTGAGCGGGGGTATCCGTTTCACCTTCGGCATTTCCGGCCTGGCAAAGGGCCTGGAGTTCGTGGTGGTGGCCATCGGACTGCTGGGACTGGGAGAAGTGTTCTCCGTGGTATGTTCCCCTTACCAGGTGGGACAGGTTCCCAGAGTTCGCTATCGCGATCTCTACCCCACCCGGCGAGAGCTGGGGAGGTCGGCAGGTGCGTGGTTGCGGGGCGCTCTGGTGGGTTTTGTGACCGGGCTGATCCCGGGCCCGGCCGGCACCATGGCCACCCTGGGTTCGTACGCCCTGGAGAAGGGGATATCCCGGCGGAAGGAGGAGTTCGGCAAGGGTGCCATCGAGGGCGTGGCGGGTCCGGAGGCGGCCAACAACGCGGCCGGCACGGCTGCATTCATCCCCCTTCTTTCCCTGGGGATACCTTTCTCGCCTCCGGTGGCCGTCCTGCTCAGCGGGCTCATGATCCACGGTATCACGCCCGGTCCGCTGCTCATTCCCAACCACCCCCAGATTTTCTGGGGTGTGGTGGCCAGCATGTACATCGGTAACGTCATGCTCTTGATCCTGAACCTGCCCCTGGTGGGGGTGTTCGCCTCCCTGCTCAGGGTTTCGCCCCGCATCTTGATGCCGGTGGTGGCGGTAGTGGCCCTGGTGGGGGCGTACAGCATCAACAACAGCTTCTTCGACGTATGGGTCTGCCTGTTTTTCGGGTTGCTGGGTTTTGTCATGAAGCGGTGCGGGTTCGAGCCCATACCTATGGTAATCGGACTGGTGCTGGGGCCCATCGTGGAGCAGTCCTTCCGCCAGGCCCTCATCATGGGCCGGGGCAATCCCCTCTTCTTGCTCAGCCGTCCCGTGTCAGCCGCCTTCCTGATCGTATCCGCCGGTGTCATAGCGATCCGGGTCTGGTACGGCCTGCGCAGCGCCGTCACCATACGGCAGCATCAGGAAGGAGAGGTCCTGTGA
- a CDS encoding tripartite tricarboxylate transporter TctB family protein, translating into MEALVFLGGLLLGIGVYGLSAARLDLGNVSHPGTGFFPLLVAVAAGVLALLCFGQAWGEWKAAGARTPGKEPVPSPEASRGVRRVLVFAAACGAYIPLMSRFGYVGPTALLGVGLLKLTGVGTGRALVIGVLVSASLWLVLGWWLRVPVPLGPWGF; encoded by the coding sequence ATGGAGGCCTTGGTTTTCTTGGGCGGGTTACTGCTCGGTATCGGGGTCTACGGATTGAGTGCTGCCCGGCTTGACCTGGGCAACGTCTCTCACCCGGGTACCGGCTTCTTCCCTCTCCTGGTGGCCGTTGCGGCCGGCGTGCTCGCGCTGCTGTGCTTCGGGCAGGCTTGGGGCGAATGGAAGGCGGCTGGCGCTCGAACGCCGGGGAAGGAGCCGGTCCCGTCGCCGGAGGCCAGCCGGGGTGTGCGCCGCGTTTTGGTTTTTGCTGCGGCCTGCGGGGCATACATTCCCCTTATGTCCCGCTTTGGCTATGTGGGGCCCACCGCGCTCCTGGGGGTCGGGCTCCTCAAGCTCACGGGGGTCGGTACGGGGCGTGCCCTGGTAATCGGCGTCCTGGTGTCGGCGTCACTGTGGCTGGTGCTGGGCTGGTGGTTGCGCGTCCCAGTTCCATTGGGGCCGTGGGGATTCTGA
- a CDS encoding tripartite tricarboxylate transporter substrate binding protein, translating into MNKRIGFLLTAAVLAVAMLVGALGSGCASKQEPKWPQNPVKVVVGWPPGGITDVQARVIVPLMEKYLGGTWVVSNQAGAAGSVGASDVAKAPKDGYTLLFGSETMSVWQVMDVVNLSPTKDFEPIGIAAEGIVGLAVPANSRFTSVEQFVNEAKANPGKIQVSTAGPAAMAHVSGLVMEKYLGTKFTYVPFQGGAPAVMAAIGGQVDATMESVTNVIEHHKGGTLKLLAILDNQRHPDLPNVPALGEVFPEMKPYLPYGPYFGLFAPAGVPRDVNKALLDGINKAFADEEWAKKAKTMFLRPVNKVGDDARKYLDGWTSRAAWLLQDAGVAKKSPETFGIPRPK; encoded by the coding sequence ATGAACAAGAGGATCGGGTTCTTGCTGACGGCGGCGGTGCTGGCGGTGGCGATGCTGGTCGGGGCGCTGGGCTCAGGTTGCGCTTCCAAACAGGAGCCGAAATGGCCGCAGAACCCGGTGAAGGTGGTGGTTGGCTGGCCGCCAGGTGGCATTACCGACGTGCAGGCCAGGGTCATCGTTCCCCTCATGGAGAAGTACCTGGGCGGCACCTGGGTGGTTTCCAACCAGGCTGGCGCTGCCGGTTCCGTGGGCGCTTCGGATGTGGCAAAGGCGCCCAAAGACGGGTACACCCTGCTGTTCGGCTCGGAAACCATGTCGGTGTGGCAGGTCATGGATGTTGTGAATCTTAGCCCCACCAAGGACTTCGAGCCCATCGGTATCGCTGCGGAAGGGATAGTGGGGCTGGCGGTGCCTGCCAACAGCCGCTTCACCAGTGTGGAGCAGTTCGTTAACGAAGCAAAGGCCAACCCGGGCAAGATCCAGGTTTCCACCGCGGGACCCGCGGCCATGGCCCACGTCAGCGGTCTGGTCATGGAAAAGTACCTGGGCACCAAATTCACTTACGTCCCCTTCCAGGGCGGGGCGCCGGCCGTGATGGCCGCCATCGGAGGACAGGTGGACGCAACCATGGAATCGGTGACCAACGTGATCGAGCACCACAAGGGGGGCACCCTGAAGCTTTTGGCCATACTCGATAACCAGCGTCATCCCGACCTACCCAACGTGCCGGCCCTTGGGGAAGTGTTCCCGGAGATGAAGCCCTATCTGCCCTACGGGCCCTATTTCGGCCTGTTCGCCCCTGCGGGAGTGCCCCGTGACGTCAATAAGGCACTGCTGGACGGTATCAACAAAGCGTTTGCCGACGAGGAGTGGGCTAAGAAGGCCAAGACGATGTTCCTGCGCCCGGTGAACAAGGTGGGCGACGACGCCCGCAAGTACCTGGACGGCTGGACTAGCAGGGCTGCCTGGCTTCTCCAGGACGCTGGTGTGGCCAAGAAGTCGCCTGAGACCTTTGGTATCCCGAGGCCCAAGTAG